In Alkalihalobacillus sp. TS-13, the following are encoded in one genomic region:
- a CDS encoding CapA family protein, with amino-acid sequence MKKVTAISLFVVLFALLFVFFLNSEFFLNGETEAPSNAEPQHTETDEQNVPEPEPEEITTTASLMAVGDILIHDYVYNQAKTNDGGFDFTPMFKLVKPYLDSADITIANQETMIGGSEIGVSTYPRFNSPFEIGTTLKDSGVDLVTIANNHTLDRGEDAILNALDHWDEIGMEYTGSYRSEEDRTNLRLIERNDITFSFLSYTYGTNGIPVPESKPHLVNLIDIDLIKNEIEEAKRLSDVVVLSLHFGNEYERLPNEQQKLLANEAAAAGADIIIGHHPHVLQPAAWIDNPDGSRTFVTYSLGNFLSGQRRDYKDIGGIVQINAKKVVKGDDVEISLEEPAFLPTWVDRQYTIQPMFQLVDQQKTYKEIKQHMSQWIPDMQFIED; translated from the coding sequence ATGAAAAAAGTCACGGCAATCTCGTTATTTGTCGTTTTATTTGCTTTACTCTTTGTGTTCTTTTTAAATTCCGAATTTTTCTTGAACGGGGAAACTGAGGCACCGTCTAATGCTGAACCACAACATACAGAAACAGATGAACAGAATGTGCCAGAACCAGAACCTGAAGAGATCACCACCACCGCGTCATTAATGGCAGTCGGTGATATTTTAATACATGATTACGTTTATAATCAAGCTAAGACCAATGATGGCGGTTTCGACTTTACACCAATGTTCAAACTTGTTAAACCTTATCTGGATAGTGCTGATATTACGATAGCCAATCAGGAAACGATGATTGGTGGAAGTGAAATTGGTGTGTCAACGTATCCAAGATTCAACAGTCCTTTTGAAATCGGAACAACATTGAAGGATTCAGGTGTCGATCTCGTTACAATCGCTAACAATCATACCCTTGATCGTGGGGAAGATGCAATACTGAACGCCTTGGATCACTGGGATGAGATCGGTATGGAATACACAGGATCGTATCGTTCTGAAGAAGACCGTACGAATCTGCGGCTGATTGAACGTAATGACATCACTTTCTCGTTTCTAAGCTACACGTATGGAACGAATGGAATTCCTGTTCCGGAATCGAAGCCACACCTAGTGAACTTGATTGATATCGATTTGATTAAAAATGAGATTGAAGAAGCAAAGCGGCTATCGGATGTTGTTGTGCTGAGCCTCCATTTCGGAAATGAATATGAGCGGTTGCCGAATGAGCAACAGAAACTTCTTGCAAATGAAGCTGCTGCTGCAGGGGCTGATATCATCATCGGACACCATCCACATGTTCTCCAACCTGCTGCATGGATTGATAACCCGGATGGCAGCAGGACCTTTGTGACCTATTCATTAGGAAACTTCCTTTCCGGCCAGCGGAGAGACTATAAGGATATAGGCGGCATTGTCCAAATCAATGCGAAAAAAGTCGTGAAGGGCGATGATGTGGAAATATCTCTTGAAGAGCCCGCTTTCCTTCCGACCTGGGTCGATCGTCAATACACGATCCAGCCGATGTTCCAACTCGTTGATCAACAAAAAACCTACAAGGAAATCAAACAACATATGTCCCAATGGATTCCCGACATGCAATTTATCGAAGACTGA
- a CDS encoding helix-turn-helix domain-containing protein, protein MDINEKMDELSTTFKALSHPIRRQILDFLNKGPLSTGDLNEKFPDVTRYAVMKHLDMLESAKLITIRRVGRVRMNYLNAVPLRQIYDRWVNKYEGRTANSLITLKEKIEQNSRRNEEMGNGLKQDSFQIEQEISIKAPRGQVYKALTEDIDQWWAYRLSGSAKSTLTFEPTVGGRFLETWSNDEGALWGVVTYVKAPEEIRLNGLLGMRGAVNSAYSYTLEENGDETIVKLSHHASGLLDPEWKQMHDSGWKELLGKFLKEYVESGIRPEQA, encoded by the coding sequence TTGGACATCAATGAAAAGATGGATGAGCTTTCGACCACATTCAAAGCATTAAGTCATCCTATTCGGAGACAGATTTTGGACTTTCTTAATAAAGGTCCATTATCGACAGGGGACCTGAATGAAAAGTTTCCAGATGTAACCCGATATGCGGTGATGAAGCATCTTGATATGCTTGAAAGCGCAAAGCTGATCACAATCAGAAGAGTCGGCAGAGTACGAATGAATTATTTGAACGCTGTACCGCTGAGACAAATATATGATCGTTGGGTAAATAAATACGAAGGTCGAACTGCCAATTCACTTATAACACTAAAAGAAAAGATTGAACAAAATTCAAGGAGGAATGAAGAAATGGGAAACGGACTTAAGCAAGATTCATTTCAAATCGAACAGGAAATTTCTATCAAAGCACCTCGAGGTCAAGTTTATAAGGCTCTTACAGAAGATATCGATCAATGGTGGGCATACCGGCTCAGCGGTTCAGCAAAATCCACATTGACGTTCGAACCAACTGTCGGAGGTCGTTTTTTAGAGACATGGAGCAATGACGAAGGTGCTCTTTGGGGTGTCGTTACGTATGTTAAAGCCCCGGAAGAAATTCGGTTGAATGGGCTCCTGGGTATGAGAGGCGCTGTTAATAGTGCCTATTCATATACATTAGAGGAAAATGGGGATGAAACCATCGTGAAGCTTTCCCACCATGCAAGTGGACTGTTAGATCCAGAATGGAAACAGATGCATGACAGCGGATGGAAAGAACTTCTCGGAAAGTTCCTGAAAGAATATGTTGAATCTGGAATACGACCTGAACAAGCCTGA
- a CDS encoding DUF3870 domain-containing protein, translating into MYSKNTIYIIGDAKTSSNNPITQKFNAFFIGLVIDRESGLIVDADCSATISLTEKFVKSLFIGQSIRDTENVATEIETRYFGSSQKALVVAFKNASIKYQQIVEE; encoded by the coding sequence ATGTATAGCAAAAATACCATTTACATAATCGGGGACGCGAAAACCAGTTCCAACAATCCCATCACCCAGAAATTCAATGCCTTTTTTATCGGTCTTGTCATCGATCGGGAGAGTGGATTGATTGTGGATGCTGATTGCTCAGCGACCATCTCACTCACAGAGAAGTTTGTCAAATCCTTATTTATCGGTCAATCGATCAGGGATACAGAGAATGTTGCCACTGAGATCGAGACCCGCTATTTCGGTTCCTCACAAAAAGCGCTAGTCGTTGCATTCAAAAATGCCAGTATCAAATATCAACAAATTGTTGAAGAATAG
- a CDS encoding DUF819 domain-containing protein has protein sequence MIQDGIMYVSVLLVITAIIAIAEKRSRSKFFKYVPGIVLVYLVCALLQTFGVFAASESNDAAYGTVRGVLLPAMLMLMLLHCDLRKIIRLGPKMLGAFFAASISIVIGFTLTYLLLKGFYATDTWKAFAALSASWTGGSANMVILQDILTVPENIFGYALIMDTVNYSFWVMFMFWLVPFADKFNRWTKTNTTYLDQVSAEISAAEEENEGARIGFVELLSLLALAIFVSALGTKIGNSLPALGTAVNSTTWTIIFASVVGIVLAMTKVARVPGSLELSKVMLYIVIALIASHADFSQLFQAPVYIISGFMILFFHGVVMFLLAKLFKLDLFTMGVASLANIGGVASAPILAGAFHRSLIPIGILMAVLGSLLGTYFGILTANILSAL, from the coding sequence ATGATTCAGGATGGGATCATGTACGTCAGTGTTTTGCTGGTCATTACTGCAATCATCGCTATTGCGGAGAAAAGAAGCCGCTCTAAATTTTTCAAGTATGTCCCTGGAATCGTATTGGTTTATCTTGTATGTGCTTTGCTTCAAACATTCGGGGTCTTTGCCGCTTCCGAGTCTAATGATGCAGCATATGGAACTGTAAGAGGTGTCCTGCTTCCAGCGATGTTGATGCTGATGCTTCTACATTGTGACTTGCGTAAAATCATCCGGCTGGGACCTAAAATGTTGGGGGCTTTTTTTGCAGCATCGATAAGTATCGTTATTGGATTCACACTTACATACCTTTTGTTGAAAGGATTTTATGCAACGGATACTTGGAAAGCCTTTGCTGCGTTAAGTGCGAGCTGGACTGGCGGCTCCGCAAACATGGTGATTCTTCAGGACATCCTCACTGTGCCTGAAAACATTTTCGGCTATGCGCTGATCATGGATACCGTGAACTATTCATTCTGGGTAATGTTCATGTTTTGGCTTGTCCCTTTTGCCGATAAGTTCAACCGTTGGACCAAAACGAATACAACATACCTTGATCAAGTGTCAGCTGAAATTTCAGCTGCAGAAGAAGAAAATGAAGGTGCAAGAATCGGGTTTGTGGAATTGCTTAGTCTCCTCGCGCTTGCAATTTTTGTGTCTGCGTTAGGGACGAAAATCGGTAACAGCCTGCCAGCATTAGGTACAGCCGTGAATAGTACGACGTGGACGATCATTTTTGCTTCTGTCGTCGGAATCGTGCTTGCGATGACGAAGGTGGCGAGAGTCCCAGGTTCATTGGAGCTTTCGAAAGTGATGTTGTATATCGTCATTGCGTTGATCGCCTCACATGCTGATTTTTCACAGCTTTTCCAGGCGCCGGTCTATATCATTTCAGGTTTCATGATTTTGTTTTTCCATGGGGTTGTCATGTTCCTTCTCGCGAAACTATTCAAGCTTGACCTATTCACCATGGGAGTTGCCTCTCTTGCCAACATTGGCGGGGTCGCATCTGCTCCGATATTAGCTGGTGCTTTCCATCGCTCCCTGATTCCGATCGGGATCTTGATGGCTGTACTTGGAAGCTTACTAGGTACCTACTTCGGGATTTTGACAGCAAACATTCTGTCTGCCCTCTGA
- a CDS encoding C40 family peptidase, protein MELFKKWLVGFLSLVLVASFSWDAVSAKELADSQTEETAYVDVAAATLWVAPDLSRPVDEPSATNPVDLREWTSSMTYEEKLWLVGNLETQALLGSKVTILEEQGNWVKVAAHEQPTPRNEEGYPGWMPKDQLTEGNGFRMLVDRKPMAIVKEPTAWLYEDKQKSSEFMEISMNTRLPVLKDAGDMVLVMTPSDGAKWLSAEKVEVYESKSDIPSPTADDVLTTAEKFLGLPYLWAGMSGFGFDCSGFTHTVYKTNGITIPRDSSVQATHGTPVDEEDLQKGDLIFFAYNNGEGRVHHVGMYIGDGKMIHSPNSSTTVKIDDYNAPGYGEEYAGARRYLD, encoded by the coding sequence ATGGAACTTTTTAAAAAATGGTTGGTTGGTTTTCTCTCTCTTGTTCTCGTTGCTTCTTTTTCATGGGATGCGGTCAGTGCAAAGGAATTAGCAGATTCTCAGACTGAAGAAACAGCTTATGTGGATGTCGCTGCGGCTACACTCTGGGTAGCACCTGATCTCTCACGTCCGGTGGATGAACCGTCTGCGACAAATCCAGTCGATCTTCGTGAATGGACAAGTTCAATGACTTATGAGGAAAAACTCTGGCTTGTTGGAAACCTCGAAACTCAAGCCTTACTCGGATCTAAAGTTACAATTTTAGAAGAGCAAGGAAATTGGGTAAAAGTTGCAGCACATGAACAGCCTACACCAAGAAACGAAGAAGGTTATCCTGGCTGGATGCCTAAAGATCAGTTAACTGAAGGGAACGGGTTCAGAATGTTGGTCGATCGGAAACCAATGGCTATCGTTAAAGAACCTACTGCCTGGTTGTATGAAGATAAGCAAAAGTCATCTGAATTCATGGAAATCAGCATGAACACAAGGCTGCCTGTCTTGAAAGATGCTGGTGATATGGTCTTGGTGATGACGCCGAGTGATGGCGCAAAATGGTTATCAGCAGAAAAGGTCGAGGTTTATGAATCTAAAAGTGATATCCCGAGCCCAACTGCTGACGATGTTCTTACAACCGCAGAAAAGTTTCTCGGACTCCCCTATCTATGGGCAGGAATGTCAGGATTCGGGTTTGACTGCTCAGGGTTCACCCATACCGTTTATAAAACGAACGGCATCACAATTCCACGTGATTCTTCTGTCCAAGCGACACATGGCACACCAGTCGACGAGGAAGACCTTCAAAAAGGGGATCTGATTTTCTTCGCTTATAATAACGGAGAAGGCCGCGTCCATCATGTCGGTATGTACATTGGTGACGGGAAGATGATCCACTCGCCGAACTCCAGTACCACTGTCAAAATTGACGACTACAACGCACCCGGCTACGGCGAAGAATACGCCGGCGCAAGAAGATACCTCGACTAA
- a CDS encoding sulfite oxidase-like oxidoreductase, translating to MYFGKEKDQEKDERVPPNQIVTKKWPVLHYGNVPYYEDLNEWNLRLFGQVEEEVRLSYEDVMELPSTKLNNDIHCVTGWSRLDNQWEGIPTKALLEKVKVLPEANYVMIHAEENWTTNLPLEDFLKDTSLLAHTHDGKPLTPEHGFPLRAVIPHLYFWKSAKWIRGIEFIVGNKPGFWERNGYHMQGRPWEEERFSWN from the coding sequence ATGTATTTCGGAAAAGAAAAAGATCAAGAAAAAGATGAGCGAGTACCGCCGAATCAAATCGTTACGAAAAAATGGCCGGTGCTCCATTACGGGAATGTTCCCTATTACGAGGATTTGAATGAATGGAATCTCAGATTATTTGGTCAGGTAGAGGAAGAGGTTCGTCTGTCTTATGAGGATGTTATGGAATTGCCTTCTACTAAGCTGAATAATGATATCCATTGTGTGACTGGGTGGTCAAGGCTGGATAATCAGTGGGAAGGAATCCCGACAAAAGCTTTATTGGAGAAGGTGAAAGTCCTCCCTGAAGCGAATTATGTAATGATTCATGCAGAAGAAAATTGGACGACTAATCTTCCTTTAGAGGACTTTTTAAAAGATACAAGCCTACTAGCCCACACGCATGATGGGAAGCCACTGACGCCTGAGCATGGATTCCCGCTTCGTGCGGTCATTCCACATCTCTATTTTTGGAAGAGCGCAAAATGGATCCGCGGGATTGAATTCATAGTTGGGAACAAGCCGGGGTTTTGGGAACGGAATGGTTACCATATGCAGGGGCGTCCATGGGAGGAAGAGAGGTTCAGTTGGAACTAA